From the Brevibacillus choshinensis genome, one window contains:
- a CDS encoding acyltransferase — translation MTRKERITELDLIRSFAFLAVVYQHVIGVYMRKPGVDEQTAIIYGMLFHLLKFAVPAFIFMTGLVLFYNYYERIHYPSFIRKRVMEILVPYGIWSAVYLALQPKPWRAEGETVWVIFKSIMTGTASYHLWFVVMIFQFYLLYPLWQRVFRAVRDFASNQTRVVISIGFIGLLYGCLVWFSARYIPTHGFRFDVAWLDTYWIKYRDRNAFYYFFYFLMGGLAAVTLAQFRQTVKRQWLWISAGFVLLYGYIGYELFRDSGHGMINLNVATSLKPSMFLYTVAQLLLVYFLALWIGKWKGSKWFALLGKYSYGAYLIHALVLTYLMKGLTALQIFHTSLLGSFVAFLLCSLLSFAISYGLGRLPFGAWLVGAAEKKRKADLGQQKELPHAG, via the coding sequence ATGACCCGAAAAGAACGAATCACCGAACTAGATCTGATTCGCTCCTTTGCTTTTCTAGCCGTTGTCTATCAACACGTCATTGGCGTTTATATGAGAAAACCAGGAGTAGACGAGCAGACTGCAATCATTTACGGCATGCTGTTTCATTTACTGAAATTTGCAGTCCCTGCTTTTATCTTTATGACAGGGCTTGTATTGTTTTACAACTACTATGAGCGCATTCACTATCCTTCATTTATTCGAAAAAGAGTAATGGAGATTCTGGTTCCATACGGTATATGGTCTGCCGTCTACCTGGCCTTACAGCCCAAGCCGTGGCGAGCAGAAGGAGAAACCGTGTGGGTCATTTTCAAAAGTATCATGACAGGTACAGCATCTTACCATCTCTGGTTCGTCGTGATGATCTTTCAGTTTTATCTTCTGTATCCGCTATGGCAACGGGTTTTTCGGGCAGTACGTGATTTTGCCAGCAATCAGACCCGCGTAGTCATTTCAATCGGTTTTATTGGACTCCTGTATGGCTGTCTCGTCTGGTTTTCCGCTCGTTATATTCCGACACACGGCTTTCGCTTTGATGTGGCTTGGCTGGATACGTACTGGATCAAGTATCGCGATCGCAACGCCTTCTATTACTTCTTTTACTTTCTGATGGGCGGATTGGCTGCTGTCACTTTGGCACAGTTTCGTCAGACGGTCAAACGCCAGTGGCTGTGGATTAGTGCAGGCTTTGTCCTCTTGTATGGGTATATCGGTTACGAGCTTTTCCGAGACTCTGGCCATGGAATGATCAATCTAAATGTGGCTACTTCCTTGAAGCCTTCCATGTTTCTCTATACAGTAGCGCAATTGCTGTTGGTGTACTTTCTGGCTCTTTGGATCGGGAAGTGGAAGGGGAGCAAATGGTTTGCGCTGCTTGGTAAGTACTCGTATGGGGCGTATTTGATTCATGCTCTGGTGCTTACCTATTTGATGAAAGGGCTAACTGCCTTACAGATCTTCCACACGAGTCTGCTAGGCAGCTTCGTTGCCTTTCTATTGTGTTCACTCCTGTCATTTGCTATCTCGTATGGACTTGGGAGATTGCCATTTGGCGCATGGCTGGTAGGTGCTGCTGAGAAAAAAAGAAAAGCGGATCTAGGGCAACAAAAAGAATTGCCACATGCCGGTTGA
- a CDS encoding YqjF family protein: MTQTWEHLLFAHWAIPPAVIRSMVPDALEIDTYEGSGWITIIPFMMSGVRLRCLPPVPFTTTFPEINVRTYVKVGGRSGIYFLSLDASNPWITAIARKWYRLPYFEASMNFQKCKGGIEIDSRRVKSTDQTERFSAAYQSCSDVFYAQQGTLEYWLTERYTLFCECTKTKRIYGANVYHMPWQLQNATVQIRENTLTEKQFSLEAPPSLTLYSRGVQSIVWPIQEVREEGCVVW, from the coding sequence ATGACGCAGACGTGGGAGCATCTGTTGTTTGCTCATTGGGCGATACCACCTGCTGTGATTCGTTCCATGGTTCCGGATGCACTCGAGATAGATACGTACGAGGGAAGTGGGTGGATAACGATCATCCCTTTCATGATGTCGGGTGTACGCCTTCGCTGTCTGCCACCAGTTCCTTTCACTACTACGTTTCCCGAAATAAATGTGCGGACCTACGTCAAAGTCGGAGGGAGATCGGGGATCTACTTTTTGTCGCTAGATGCTTCGAATCCCTGGATCACAGCGATTGCGAGGAAATGGTACCGGTTACCCTATTTCGAGGCGTCGATGAACTTTCAGAAGTGTAAAGGCGGAATCGAAATAGATTCGAGAAGGGTGAAAAGCACCGATCAGACGGAACGATTTTCGGCTGCTTACCAGTCCTGTTCGGATGTCTTTTACGCACAGCAGGGGACTTTGGAATATTGGCTGACAGAGCGATATACGCTTTTTTGTGAATGCACAAAAACGAAGAGGATTTACGGGGCGAATGTGTATCACATGCCGTGGCAATTGCAAAACGCTACTGTTCAAATTCGAGAAAATACATTGACGGAAAAACAGTTTTCCCTGGAAGCTCCCCCTTCCCTTACCTTGTATTCTCGTGGAGTGCAAAGTATCGTATGGCCGATCCAAGAGGTCAGAGAGGAAGGATGTGTGGTGTGGTAA
- a CDS encoding GerAB/ArcD/ProY family transporter, translating to MLEQGKISATQASMILYPLIMSTAMVAGPSIMGKRALNDLWLSPIWASIMGIVAVLIAYQLHNRFPNQSIIQQSVEIIGNLPGKVVGFLYLFILLQINGFIVREYAEFISLFLKDTPISILSMILLMVCAYTVRGGIEVIARAAQVFFPLFVIPFFLMILLVVKDMEPQNIFPILENGLMPTLKGAIIPQGWFCEAFLLSFLLPFLNDSQKAKKAGLITVFACMLTMVVANLSTWFLMGEVTTTLIFPVMDTARYISIADFFENLESGVMAIWVIGVFVKVTIFLYVTSLGTAQWLKLASYQQAVLPIGWLTVLFSFWGIPDFTTVGEWNTQSIPFYLTSFFVVIPGMLLLISVLARKRSSTKGVDSG from the coding sequence ATGCTCGAGCAGGGGAAAATATCAGCTACCCAGGCATCGATGATTTTGTATCCGCTCATCATGTCTACCGCCATGGTAGCAGGGCCAAGCATCATGGGAAAGCGTGCATTGAACGATCTCTGGCTGTCTCCGATCTGGGCATCGATCATGGGGATTGTAGCTGTTCTGATTGCTTATCAACTGCACAATCGCTTTCCCAATCAAAGTATTATCCAGCAAAGTGTCGAGATCATAGGGAACCTGCCAGGAAAAGTGGTCGGCTTTTTGTATCTCTTCATCCTCCTTCAGATCAATGGGTTTATTGTCAGAGAGTACGCGGAATTTATTTCGTTATTTTTAAAAGATACGCCAATTAGTATCTTGAGTATGATCCTGCTCATGGTGTGTGCCTATACAGTCAGGGGGGGTATAGAAGTGATCGCACGAGCGGCTCAGGTTTTTTTTCCTCTCTTTGTCATCCCGTTTTTTCTGATGATCTTGTTAGTAGTAAAGGATATGGAACCACAAAATATTTTTCCGATCTTGGAAAATGGTTTGATGCCAACTTTGAAGGGGGCGATTATTCCTCAAGGTTGGTTCTGTGAAGCGTTTCTTCTTTCCTTCTTACTTCCATTCCTGAATGATTCTCAAAAGGCTAAAAAAGCTGGGCTGATTACAGTCTTCGCTTGCATGCTGACTATGGTCGTCGCCAATTTGTCGACTTGGTTTTTAATGGGTGAAGTGACGACGACGCTTATTTTTCCCGTTATGGATACGGCTAGGTATATCAGCATCGCTGACTTTTTTGAAAATCTGGAGTCAGGTGTCATGGCGATTTGGGTGATTGGTGTGTTCGTTAAAGTTACGATTTTTTTGTACGTGACTTCGCTGGGTACTGCACAATGGTTAAAGCTCGCCAGTTATCAGCAGGCTGTACTTCCTATTGGATGGTTGACAGTCCTATTCAGCTTTTGGGGGATACCTGATTTCACTACCGTAGGCGAATGGAATACCCAATCGATTCCTTTCTACTTGACCTCCTTTTTCGTGGTGATACCGGGCATGCTTTTGCTCATATCCGTCTTGGCGAGAAAACGAAGCAGCACCAAAGGGGTTGATTCCGGTTGA
- a CDS encoding GerAB/ArcD/ProY family transporter, translated as MKEKPYISAAQMGIMVFPVIVATADLLVPAITSRQADRDMWISPMIASLTGFLTVYLVFQLHKLFLGESIVQYSTRIVGTFFGKVCGFLVLFNLLYTNGNIIRQYGEFIVGSFLFDTPLVAVIGSIVLLCAITVKSGVEVLARTAQVFVPIVVILYATLLILMIPSMKFDHMLPMLEHGVIPIIKGAFTPQGWFSEVILFSFLLPFNVDQEQGMRTGLITVVSAMLALTMINLSTLLVLGGEVSLMTYSFYTAIQMISYADFFENIDSVVIATWVTGAFIKISVFFYALALGTAQFLRLDDYRPVVLPLGFLLVVFSFWTAPNLSQLSTNIQSIVGYQSTTIFTFVPLFLWLIARWRFGKKSYSSKAMNTPTPK; from the coding sequence ATGAAAGAAAAACCGTACATATCTGCGGCTCAGATGGGGATCATGGTGTTTCCAGTCATAGTGGCGACAGCAGATTTGCTCGTCCCTGCTATAACCTCCAGACAAGCAGATCGAGACATGTGGATTTCCCCGATGATTGCCTCTCTGACGGGCTTTCTCACGGTCTATCTCGTATTTCAGCTGCACAAGCTGTTCCTTGGCGAAAGCATCGTGCAGTACAGTACACGAATCGTTGGAACATTTTTTGGTAAAGTATGCGGGTTCCTCGTCCTCTTTAACTTGCTTTACACCAATGGAAATATCATTCGACAATATGGAGAATTTATCGTTGGTTCTTTTCTTTTTGATACGCCTTTAGTGGCCGTCATCGGAAGTATCGTTCTCCTATGTGCAATTACAGTAAAATCAGGGGTAGAAGTATTAGCTCGCACAGCACAAGTCTTCGTCCCGATCGTGGTAATCCTCTACGCTACGCTCTTGATCCTCATGATTCCCTCGATGAAATTCGATCATATGCTTCCCATGCTCGAGCATGGCGTCATTCCGATTATTAAAGGGGCTTTTACCCCACAAGGCTGGTTTAGCGAAGTGATCTTGTTTTCGTTTCTGTTACCCTTTAACGTCGACCAAGAACAGGGAATGCGTACGGGCTTGATCACGGTTGTTTCTGCGATGCTAGCTTTAACAATGATTAACTTGTCGACGTTACTCGTCTTGGGAGGGGAAGTATCTTTAATGACCTATTCGTTTTACACAGCTATACAGATGATTAGCTACGCAGATTTCTTTGAAAATATCGATTCAGTTGTGATAGCGACCTGGGTGACAGGGGCATTCATCAAGATCTCTGTGTTTTTTTACGCTCTTGCTCTTGGCACTGCACAGTTTCTGCGTTTGGATGACTATCGGCCTGTTGTCCTCCCGCTCGGTTTTTTGCTGGTCGTCTTCAGTTTTTGGACCGCTCCGAATCTTTCTCAGCTCTCTACTAACATTCAGTCCATTGTAGGTTATCAGAGCACTACCATTTTCACGTTTGTACCTCTTTTCTTGTGGTTGATCGCTCGATGGAGATTTGGCAAAAAGTCATATTCCTCCAAGGCAATGAACACGCCCACGCCAAAATAA
- a CDS encoding Ger(x)C family spore germination protein — MVKRYFLLVATCSLVLSGCWDRVEVNDVAIVTAAAIDKAENKDIELSIQVFIPRALSGGGAMQGGGLKSMTLVRTAKGENIADAMSKIQMKIPRMIFWGHCKAYIYGEDLAKEGIKELVDYLARHPEPRNRAFMYVSKGKAVELLKVTPDLERYSAVVVHELSGLHVGMEVTLVQLLKMLMSSSKAAILPIIDLLPPEDSKSPLEGIPYLFGSAVFKEGKMIGQLTERATRGVMWVRNEIASTTVTVKAKNVKGFVSLHPIRETTKLFPVIENGKWKMLVKVETEGDLIQNGTNLNLVNPALMHIMQVALGKDIEARIKGTLHQAQHELKADIFGFATQFHRKYPKEFAQVKDRWEEVFPTIEVDMEVSAFIKRPGLATIPAGIPESEVKEK; from the coding sequence GTGGTAAAGCGCTATTTTCTGTTGGTTGCCACGTGTAGTCTTGTACTCAGCGGTTGCTGGGACCGGGTAGAGGTAAACGATGTAGCCATTGTGACGGCTGCTGCGATCGACAAGGCGGAAAACAAGGATATTGAGCTCTCCATTCAAGTCTTCATACCTCGGGCGCTGAGCGGTGGTGGTGCGATGCAGGGTGGTGGGTTAAAAAGCATGACACTCGTGCGAACGGCGAAGGGAGAAAATATTGCTGACGCCATGTCCAAAATCCAAATGAAAATTCCTCGGATGATTTTCTGGGGCCATTGTAAGGCGTACATCTACGGCGAAGATTTGGCAAAGGAAGGAATCAAGGAACTGGTGGATTATTTGGCGCGACACCCTGAGCCAAGAAATCGTGCTTTCATGTATGTAAGCAAAGGAAAAGCAGTGGAATTGCTGAAAGTAACCCCTGATCTAGAGCGATACTCGGCGGTCGTCGTCCATGAATTATCCGGTCTTCACGTGGGGATGGAAGTGACTCTCGTTCAGTTGTTAAAAATGCTCATGAGCTCTTCCAAGGCAGCAATTCTTCCCATCATAGACTTATTGCCACCTGAGGACTCCAAATCACCGCTTGAGGGCATTCCTTATCTGTTTGGAAGTGCCGTGTTTAAAGAGGGGAAGATGATCGGACAACTTACGGAACGTGCGACGCGAGGCGTGATGTGGGTGCGCAATGAAATCGCCTCTACTACAGTGACCGTAAAGGCAAAAAATGTGAAGGGATTCGTATCGTTGCATCCAATCCGTGAGACTACCAAGCTTTTCCCAGTCATTGAAAACGGAAAATGGAAAATGCTTGTCAAGGTAGAAACGGAAGGTGATTTAATCCAAAATGGCACCAATCTAAATCTTGTGAACCCCGCATTGATGCACATCATGCAAGTCGCTTTGGGGAAGGACATCGAAGCTCGCATAAAAGGAACGCTACACCAGGCACAGCATGAGTTAAAGGCAGACATATTCGGCTTTGCCACTCAATTTCATCGCAAATACCCGAAGGAATTTGCGCAAGTGAAAGACCGATGGGAAGAAGTGTTTCCAACCATCGAAGTCGACATGGAAGTGTCAGCGTTTATTAAACGGCCTGGGTTAGCCACAATCCCAGCGGGTATACCTGAATCCGAGGTGAAGGAAAAATGA
- a CDS encoding FMN-binding glutamate synthase family protein, with amino-acid sequence MNGKWLPFLIGSFVGTILASLCIGVVMFFLFRPATQWLLSRFMKRLMDDRYPENVFEMISAMKKINPQIVLENSLRAASGQVIERPFGSSRKFLTFDGLIFSPAQLAVFPAPEDAEVDLSITIGPMAKKPLTLDMPIMSGAMGYGIGVSEKVKIAIAKGTAAAGTVTNTGEGPLLPEERQYAKHLIIQYSSGKWAKEPETLRQADAIEIHFGQGASAGAASFIPAEYIKGRASQIMGVEGQEFVVIPSIHPDVQRAEDLPKLVDKLRTITDGVPIGVKICASAVLEADMEIAIQAGVDFISIDGGQAGTKGSPPILEDDFGLPTIYALSRAVRYLKERGVKDRITLLSGGGYATPGECLKALALGADGIFMGTAIVWAMTHDQVTKAIPWEPPTQLTWYPGSMKDQFDPELAATYLANFFFSFAEEFEIAILALGKTSLKEVTIDDLIALDEITSKVTHVPLAFQPKGTD; translated from the coding sequence ATGAATGGAAAATGGCTTCCCTTCCTGATTGGCTCTTTCGTAGGAACCATTCTTGCGAGTTTGTGTATCGGAGTTGTGATGTTTTTCTTATTCCGTCCAGCAACGCAATGGCTGTTGAGTCGATTCATGAAGCGTTTGATGGATGATCGTTATCCAGAGAATGTGTTTGAAATGATATCTGCTATGAAAAAAATCAATCCGCAGATCGTGCTAGAAAACAGCCTGAGGGCAGCGTCGGGACAAGTGATTGAACGTCCATTTGGCAGCTCGCGAAAATTTCTTACCTTCGATGGGCTCATTTTTTCACCTGCCCAACTCGCAGTATTTCCGGCACCCGAAGATGCAGAAGTGGACCTGAGCATAACGATTGGTCCTATGGCGAAGAAACCTTTGACATTGGATATGCCGATCATGTCAGGAGCAATGGGATATGGGATCGGCGTCAGCGAGAAAGTAAAGATCGCGATTGCGAAAGGGACCGCCGCCGCAGGAACAGTCACCAACACGGGGGAAGGTCCTTTATTGCCAGAAGAGAGACAATATGCCAAGCATCTGATCATCCAGTATAGCTCCGGGAAGTGGGCGAAAGAACCTGAGACGTTGAGGCAAGCAGATGCAATCGAGATTCATTTTGGACAAGGAGCTTCTGCAGGGGCGGCCAGTTTTATTCCTGCTGAGTACATCAAAGGCCGAGCCAGTCAGATTATGGGGGTGGAGGGGCAAGAATTTGTTGTCATTCCTTCTATTCATCCAGACGTCCAGCGTGCAGAGGATCTTCCAAAGCTAGTAGATAAACTGCGTACGATCACAGATGGAGTGCCGATTGGAGTCAAAATATGTGCGTCTGCCGTTTTAGAGGCAGATATGGAGATTGCGATTCAGGCAGGGGTAGACTTCATCAGTATTGATGGAGGACAGGCTGGTACTAAGGGGAGTCCGCCCATTTTGGAAGACGACTTTGGCTTACCTACTATCTACGCTCTATCACGTGCCGTACGCTATTTAAAAGAGCGAGGGGTAAAGGATCGAATTACGCTCTTGTCTGGTGGCGGGTATGCGACACCTGGAGAGTGCTTAAAAGCTTTGGCTCTAGGTGCAGATGGCATTTTCATGGGAACAGCCATTGTGTGGGCTATGACACATGATCAGGTCACAAAGGCGATTCCTTGGGAGCCACCCACCCAGCTTACCTGGTACCCAGGCAGTATGAAAGATCAGTTCGATCCAGAATTGGCCGCAACGTATTTGGCGAACTTTTTTTTCTCCTTCGCAGAGGAATTTGAGATCGCTATTCTCGCCTTAGGTAAAACGTCTTTGAAAGAGGTAACGATAGATGATTTGATAGCACTCGACGAAATAACGAGTAAGGTTACGCATGTTCCTCTTGCTTTTCAGCCAAAGGGAACGGATTGA
- a CDS encoding Ger(x)C family spore germination protein, whose translation MRIKWLMIGICSVLLTGCWDRTEINDLAIVTAASVDKSSKNSVLLGVQVFIPRALGGGGAGGGSVGGGQGKLTMMRSSEGVNIADAMSKLQAKIPRQIFWGHCKVYLFGEEAARHGLADHIDFLVRHPEPRNRSFLYVSKGKALDMLSITPVLERSTAESLREYANLHITMAVTLVDYRNMLRGEAEAVAIPMIEDGKKIEKPEDNQNKAVMVGTAILKRDKMIGSIPTTATRGLLWLRDEMQKAAITVKIKNEKGIISVSPSRTKTKLIPSIENGKWSMVVKVDTEGDVVENGTKLNLMNPEYLAMLQKAVRDDIDERMQMAMHILQHKMKADVVNFAAAFHRKYPKEWEQAKDHWDEIFPQIEVKSDINVNVRRPGLISAPAGIPQAEVKNH comes from the coding sequence TTGAGGATCAAATGGCTCATGATCGGAATCTGTTCCGTACTACTGACTGGTTGCTGGGATCGCACGGAAATTAATGATTTAGCGATTGTCACTGCTGCTTCTGTGGACAAATCTAGCAAGAATAGTGTCTTGCTCGGGGTGCAGGTATTCATTCCACGTGCATTGGGTGGAGGCGGTGCCGGAGGAGGTAGTGTAGGTGGTGGCCAAGGAAAACTGACGATGATGCGTAGCAGCGAAGGCGTTAATATTGCAGATGCGATGTCCAAGCTCCAAGCCAAGATTCCAAGGCAAATCTTTTGGGGACATTGTAAAGTGTATTTATTCGGAGAAGAGGCGGCCAGGCATGGTCTGGCTGATCACATCGACTTTCTCGTTCGCCATCCGGAACCACGCAATCGCTCGTTTTTGTACGTCTCGAAAGGAAAAGCACTTGATATGCTCTCGATCACTCCTGTATTGGAGCGGTCCACTGCGGAATCACTCCGCGAATATGCCAATCTGCATATCACGATGGCTGTGACATTGGTCGATTACCGAAACATGCTGAGAGGGGAAGCGGAAGCAGTTGCCATTCCGATGATTGAGGACGGAAAAAAAATAGAAAAGCCGGAAGATAATCAGAATAAAGCAGTCATGGTGGGTACGGCTATTCTGAAACGCGACAAAATGATCGGATCGATTCCCACAACAGCGACACGCGGACTATTATGGCTACGCGATGAAATGCAAAAAGCCGCAATCACAGTCAAAATAAAAAACGAAAAAGGAATCATATCCGTCAGTCCGTCTCGGACGAAAACGAAGCTGATCCCATCCATCGAGAATGGCAAATGGTCGATGGTGGTGAAAGTGGATACAGAAGGAGATGTAGTGGAAAACGGAACGAAGCTAAATTTGATGAACCCGGAATACCTGGCTATGCTGCAAAAAGCCGTGAGGGATGACATTGATGAGAGGATGCAAATGGCCATGCATATTTTGCAGCACAAAATGAAAGCAGACGTGGTCAATTTCGCTGCCGCTTTTCATCGCAAGTATCCCAAAGAATGGGAACAAGCAAAAGATCATTGGGATGAAATCTTTCCGCAAATCGAGGTGAAATCAGATATCAACGTAAATGTTCGACGTCCGGGGTTGATATCTGCTCCAGCCGGAATTCCACAAGCTGAAGTGAAAAACCATTAA
- a CDS encoding spore germination protein, with protein sequence MAGNARKWWRSNKSKVNQQQQAPSQTLLDKNLAHTEELLRSLYTNCSDIVFRSFLIFGSTPALLIYIDGLANIEEVDARVLAPLMVGRGNNEMSTNDFLQKAIPVSKWQEINTLEACVESISCGFPVLLIDQQESAISIGLPKWEKRAVEEPVAEGVVRGPREGFTESISVNTSLLRRLIKSPALKMERKQIGGFTKTYIIVAYIEGLAEPSLVTEVNSRLDRIVIDGILESGYIEEMIEDQPSSPFPQILSTERPDVVCGNLLEGRIAIIVDGTPFVLIAPTTLFSLLQSSEDYYQRSIASTAIRWLRYFFTVISFVLPSLYVALITYHHEMVPTSLLISMASSREAVPFPALVEAMIMEVTFEALREAGVRLPKQVGAAVSIVGALVIGQAAVQAGLVSAPMVIVVAITGIASFMIPHYIAGISIRLLRFPMMLLAGTLGLLGIMLGIIVAVVHLCALRSLGVPYLSPVGPLKVQELKDTLVRAPWWMMDTRPNLTGEPNKYRQAPGMKPGPSNGGESS encoded by the coding sequence ATGGCTGGAAACGCTCGAAAATGGTGGAGATCAAACAAGAGCAAAGTGAATCAACAACAGCAAGCACCTTCGCAAACCTTACTCGATAAAAACCTGGCGCATACGGAGGAGCTGCTCCGCTCGTTATATACGAATTGCTCGGATATCGTCTTTCGGTCGTTTCTTATTTTTGGATCGACACCAGCCCTCCTGATTTACATTGATGGATTAGCGAACATCGAGGAGGTGGATGCGAGAGTTTTGGCCCCGCTCATGGTTGGTAGAGGCAACAACGAAATGAGCACGAACGATTTTTTGCAAAAGGCCATTCCTGTGTCGAAATGGCAAGAGATCAACACCTTGGAAGCTTGTGTGGAGTCAATCTCTTGCGGTTTCCCTGTTTTATTAATTGATCAACAGGAGTCAGCGATCTCAATCGGTCTACCCAAGTGGGAAAAAAGGGCTGTGGAAGAACCGGTGGCAGAGGGAGTCGTTCGTGGACCGCGGGAAGGCTTTACGGAATCCATCAGCGTGAATACTTCCTTGTTGCGTCGTTTGATCAAGTCACCAGCTCTAAAAATGGAGCGCAAGCAGATTGGGGGTTTTACAAAGACATACATCATTGTAGCCTACATCGAAGGACTGGCCGAACCATCCTTAGTCACAGAAGTAAATTCCCGATTGGACCGCATTGTGATCGACGGGATCTTGGAAAGTGGCTATATCGAAGAAATGATTGAGGACCAACCCTCTTCTCCGTTTCCACAAATCTTGAGTACAGAGCGCCCGGATGTCGTCTGTGGGAATTTGCTCGAAGGTCGTATTGCAATCATTGTAGATGGCACGCCTTTCGTCCTCATTGCGCCCACGACCTTATTTTCTCTGCTCCAATCGAGTGAGGATTATTACCAACGCTCGATTGCCAGTACCGCGATTCGCTGGCTTCGCTATTTTTTTACCGTGATCTCGTTTGTCCTTCCCTCTTTGTACGTTGCGCTCATCACGTACCATCATGAAATGGTGCCTACGTCTCTTTTGATCAGTATGGCTTCTTCTCGTGAAGCGGTACCTTTCCCGGCTCTCGTGGAAGCGATGATTATGGAAGTTACGTTTGAGGCTTTACGAGAAGCGGGTGTCCGTTTGCCGAAGCAAGTAGGGGCAGCCGTCAGTATCGTGGGAGCGTTAGTCATCGGACAGGCAGCCGTACAGGCAGGACTTGTATCAGCTCCCATGGTCATCGTAGTTGCAATCACAGGCATTGCCTCTTTTATGATTCCTCATTACATCGCGGGAATATCGATACGATTGCTGCGTTTTCCGATGATGTTGCTCGCAGGCACGCTGGGATTATTAGGAATCATGCTTGGCATTATTGTTGCGGTTGTTCATTTGTGTGCCTTGCGATCTCTGGGCGTCCCTTACTTAAGTCCAGTAGGACCATTAAAAGTGCAAGAGCTGAAAGATACTCTCGTACGAGCACCTTGGTGGATGATGGATACGCGCCCGAATTTGACAGGTGAGCCGAATAAATACAGACAAGCGCCTGGGATGAAACCGGGTCCTTCAAATGGAGGTGAGTCGTCATGA
- a CDS encoding GerAB/ArcD/ProY family transporter: MLEKGKISASQLGMLLFLAVVASGVMWIPGITGKYAKNDLWLSPIWASLMGVITVFIAFQLHKMYPKQTVVQYSEEILGRLSGKLVSLVIILFYLHITGFIVRSYAEFIVVNFLHKTPISAVVASMIIVCAFAVIGGVEVVGRTAQVFFPFFLIPVFFMPLLLSDMKLDYLFPVLEHGVVPSLKGALVPGGWFSEMFVMSFFLPYVANHEKGMRSGLWSVFGVMMLLTIINLFILFVLGRQVGDFLFPVMVAFRYISVAEFFENMESLVMAIWILGMFVKITVFYYVTVIGASQWLRVSEYRSLVLPFGFLIGLFSFWSYPDFNAGLYFDTYAFPFYGPCIQTVLPLLLLIVGALRKRKQSVKLDR, encoded by the coding sequence ATGCTGGAGAAGGGGAAAATATCTGCCTCTCAACTGGGCATGCTGCTGTTCCTGGCTGTCGTGGCTTCAGGTGTGATGTGGATCCCAGGGATAACGGGAAAGTATGCCAAGAATGACCTTTGGCTCTCTCCCATCTGGGCATCCTTGATGGGGGTCATTACCGTCTTCATCGCGTTTCAATTGCACAAAATGTACCCCAAACAAACAGTCGTCCAATATAGCGAAGAAATATTAGGGCGCTTGTCTGGAAAGCTGGTCAGTCTCGTCATTATCTTATTCTATCTTCACATTACAGGGTTCATTGTTCGCAGCTATGCAGAGTTTATTGTCGTGAATTTTCTCCATAAGACGCCGATCAGCGCGGTTGTAGCCAGCATGATCATTGTTTGCGCCTTCGCTGTTATTGGAGGCGTCGAAGTTGTTGGTAGGACAGCGCAGGTGTTTTTTCCGTTTTTTTTAATCCCGGTCTTTTTCATGCCGCTCTTACTAAGTGATATGAAGCTAGACTATTTATTTCCCGTGCTAGAGCATGGCGTGGTGCCTTCTTTAAAAGGGGCGTTAGTACCTGGTGGGTGGTTTAGTGAAATGTTTGTGATGTCTTTCTTTTTGCCTTATGTCGCCAACCATGAAAAAGGGATGCGTTCGGGTCTTTGGAGCGTATTCGGGGTCATGATGCTACTGACAATTATCAACTTGTTCATTCTGTTTGTCCTAGGAAGACAGGTGGGTGATTTTCTTTTTCCCGTCATGGTTGCGTTTCGGTATATTAGCGTCGCGGAATTTTTTGAGAACATGGAGTCCTTGGTCATGGCGATCTGGATTTTGGGCATGTTTGTGAAAATCACGGTTTTTTATTACGTGACTGTCATCGGTGCTAGTCAGTGGTTACGCGTAAGTGAATATCGCTCGCTGGTTTTACCCTTTGGATTTTTGATCGGACTGTTCAGCTTTTGGTCGTACCCCGATTTTAATGCAGGGCTTTATTTTGATACGTATGCTTTTCCTTTTTACGGTCCGTGCATTCAGACAGTACTACCTTTGCTTCTCTTAATTGTAGGTGCTTTGCGTAAAAGAAAACAAAGCGTCAAGCTGGATCGTTGA